In one window of Polaromonas naphthalenivorans CJ2 DNA:
- a CDS encoding M16 family metallopeptidase, with translation MMIATKKIAARAIAVCATGLFVHTFALATIPVQHWTQASGAQVYLVESPAIAMVDVQIDFDAGSRRDPPAQAGLASMTADMLEKGVREKDGAPALDENALGEAWADLGADFGAGASADRMSFSLRSLTDPALLDQAVALAARQIAEPAYPDAVWNRERQRLQAALKESYTRPGSVIGRAYAQAVYGRHPYGYEMTEATLAAISVADMQAAHAAGVVACRARISLVGAVTRAQADVMAARLLSRLPQLSCASLPPLPTVPEVEPLAEAQEKIIPFDSAQAHVLIGQPGFKRADPDYFPLTVGNYILGGGGFVSRLTSEVREKRGLTYGISSSFSPGLHAGSFTVGLQTRPDQTAQAVQIARQVVRDFVAGGPTEAELKAAKDNLVGGFALRIDSNRKLLGNLAGIAWNGLPLDYLDTWTRQVEKVTVADVKAAFARKLQPDKMVTVILGAAK, from the coding sequence ATGATGATTGCTACTAAAAAAATAGCTGCTCGCGCAATAGCAGTATGCGCAACCGGCCTATTTGTTCATACATTTGCACTGGCGACGATTCCCGTCCAGCACTGGACGCAGGCCAGCGGCGCGCAGGTCTATCTGGTCGAAAGCCCGGCCATTGCCATGGTCGATGTGCAAATTGATTTTGATGCCGGCAGCCGGCGCGATCCGCCCGCCCAAGCCGGGCTGGCGAGCATGACCGCCGACATGCTCGAAAAAGGCGTGCGGGAAAAGGACGGCGCTCCGGCGCTCGATGAAAATGCGCTGGGCGAAGCCTGGGCTGACCTGGGCGCGGACTTTGGCGCCGGTGCTTCGGCCGACCGCATGAGTTTTTCCCTGCGTTCGCTGACCGACCCGGCCCTGCTCGACCAGGCAGTGGCGCTGGCCGCGCGCCAGATCGCCGAGCCTGCCTATCCCGATGCCGTTTGGAATCGCGAACGCCAGCGCCTGCAGGCCGCGCTCAAGGAGTCCTACACCCGCCCGGGCAGCGTGATTGGCCGTGCCTATGCGCAGGCCGTCTATGGCCGGCATCCTTACGGCTACGAAATGACCGAAGCCACGCTGGCGGCCATCAGCGTGGCGGACATGCAGGCCGCGCATGCTGCCGGCGTCGTCGCTTGCCGCGCCCGCATCAGCCTGGTGGGCGCCGTCACGCGGGCGCAGGCCGATGTGATGGCCGCGCGCCTGCTGTCGCGCCTGCCGCAGCTGTCGTGCGCCAGCCTGCCGCCCTTGCCGACCGTGCCTGAAGTGGAGCCGCTGGCGGAGGCGCAGGAAAAAATCATCCCGTTTGATTCGGCGCAGGCGCATGTGCTGATCGGCCAGCCCGGCTTCAAACGCGCCGACCCGGACTATTTCCCGCTGACGGTGGGCAACTACATCCTGGGCGGTGGCGGTTTTGTCTCGCGCCTGACCAGTGAAGTGCGCGAAAAACGCGGACTGACCTACGGCATTTCCAGCTCGTTCTCGCCGGGACTGCATGCCGGCAGTTTCACCGTCGGCCTGCAGACCCGGCCCGACCAGACCGCGCAGGCGGTCCAGATCGCGCGCCAGGTGGTCAGGGACTTCGTGGCCGGCGGACCAACCGAGGCCGAGTTGAAGGCCGCCAAGGACAATCTTGTCGGCGGCTTCGCGCTGCGCATCGACAGCAACCGCAAGCTGCTGGGCAATCTGGCCGGCATTGCCTGGAACGGCTTGCCGCTCGACTATCTCGACACCTGGACACGGCAGGTGGAAAAAGTCACCGTGGCCGATGTCAAGGCGGCTTTCGCGCGCAAACTGCAGCCCGACAAAATGGTGACTGTTATTCTCGGAGCCGCAAAATGA
- a CDS encoding COX15/CtaA family protein gives MDAQNLYDLSPAVRLMIMGLVVALGPLAWIWARNKSAPVARRLRVLTLVTLFLTFDLVIFGAFTRLTDSGLGCPDWPGCYGSASPLGAQLHIEAAQSAMPSGPVTHSKAWIEMIHRYLATGVGVLILTLTLVTWMARREQQRSDKRGGDILSPWWPTATLLWVCLQGAFGALTVTMKLFPAIVTLHLLGGLVLLALLRAQSVRYAQAQEQSRPTILSTATRRFLLAAFALLGVQIALGGWVSTNYAVLACTDFPGCQGSFWPAMDFSQAFTLWRELGAGHDGGYISFQALTAIHYVHRLAAYAVFIVLMLLSFSLYSVPALRQQARWLAGLTLLQVATGLGNVVLGWPLLAAVGHTGGAAALVVVLTGIVFSSRKMPVLARVSPMNASRLSA, from the coding sequence ATGGATGCGCAAAACCTCTACGACCTGAGCCCGGCCGTGCGCCTGATGATCATGGGCCTGGTGGTGGCGCTCGGGCCGCTGGCCTGGATCTGGGCGCGCAACAAGAGCGCTCCCGTGGCCCGGCGTCTGCGGGTGCTGACGCTGGTGACCCTGTTTCTGACCTTTGACCTGGTGATCTTCGGCGCCTTCACCCGGCTGACCGATTCCGGCCTGGGTTGCCCCGACTGGCCCGGCTGCTATGGCAGCGCCAGCCCGCTTGGCGCGCAGCTGCATATCGAGGCCGCCCAAAGCGCCATGCCCAGCGGCCCGGTCACGCATTCCAAGGCCTGGATTGAAATGATTCACCGCTACCTGGCGACCGGCGTGGGCGTGCTGATCCTGACGCTGACCCTGGTGACCTGGATGGCTCGCCGCGAACAGCAGCGCAGCGACAAGCGTGGGGGCGATATCCTTTCTCCGTGGTGGCCCACGGCCACGCTGCTGTGGGTCTGCCTGCAGGGGGCATTTGGTGCGCTGACGGTGACGATGAAGCTGTTTCCGGCCATCGTGACGCTGCATCTGCTCGGTGGCCTGGTCCTGCTGGCCTTGCTGCGCGCGCAGTCGGTGCGTTATGCGCAGGCGCAGGAACAAAGCAGGCCGACCATCCTGAGCACCGCCACCCGCCGCTTTCTGCTGGCCGCATTTGCCCTGCTAGGGGTGCAGATTGCGCTGGGCGGCTGGGTCAGCACCAATTACGCGGTCCTGGCATGCACCGACTTCCCCGGCTGCCAGGGGTCATTCTGGCCAGCGATGGATTTCAGCCAGGCTTTCACGCTGTGGCGCGAACTGGGCGCGGGCCATGACGGCGGCTACATCAGCTTTCAGGCGCTGACGGCCATCCACTATGTGCATCGCCTGGCCGCCTATGCGGTATTTATCGTGCTGATGCTGCTGTCGTTCAGCCTGTACAGCGTGCCCGCCCTTCGCCAGCAGGCGCGCTGGCTGGCCGGCTTGACCCTGCTGCAGGTCGCTACCGGCCTGGGCAATGTGGTGCTGGGCTGGCCGCTGCTGGCCGCCGTTGGCCATACCGGCGGTGCTGCCGCGCTGGTCGTCGTTCTGACCGGCATCGTTTTTTCAAGCCGCAAAATGCCTGTGCTGGCCCGTGTGTCCCCAATGAACGCTTCGAGATTGTCCGCATGA
- a CDS encoding twin transmembrane helix small protein: MTYLVALAFIAILASLGAALFFMMKDGTDGKQKTSNMARALAFRVGFSVLLFVCILIAWKMGYIQPTGIPVGK; the protein is encoded by the coding sequence ATGACTTATCTTGTTGCACTGGCATTCATTGCCATTCTTGCCAGCCTGGGAGCGGCGCTGTTCTTCATGATGAAGGACGGCACCGACGGCAAACAGAAAACCAGCAACATGGCGCGCGCGCTGGCGTTTCGCGTCGGGTTTTCGGTGTTGCTGTTTGTCTGCATTTTGATTGCGTGGAAGATGGGCTACATACAACCGACGGGAATTCCGGTTGGCAAATAA
- the rsmD gene encoding 16S rRNA (guanine(966)-N(2))-methyltransferase RsmD, whose amino-acid sequence MKYTPKPIAPEPAAKPSAKANTIKPKGTAHLKPPGEIRIIGGQYRRTKLTVPNHPGLRPTPDRVRETLFNWLGQDLTGWRCADVFAGTGVLGFEAASRGAADVLLCEQDPGLVVQLKAVQARLKASMVRIERGDGLSALKRLEAGSMQLVLIDPPFDSGVFEAALKAAAQAISPTGLVYLEAPKAWQDEELLPLGLRIHRSAKAGAVHFHLLVKSELLPEPLPA is encoded by the coding sequence ATGAAATACACACCCAAACCCATCGCCCCCGAGCCAGCCGCCAAGCCTTCGGCCAAGGCCAACACCATCAAGCCCAAGGGCACCGCGCACCTCAAGCCGCCCGGCGAAATCCGCATCATCGGCGGGCAGTACCGGCGCACCAAGCTCACCGTGCCGAATCACCCCGGCTTGCGCCCCACGCCCGACCGCGTGCGCGAAACGCTGTTCAACTGGCTGGGCCAGGATCTGACCGGCTGGCGCTGCGCCGACGTGTTTGCCGGCACCGGCGTGCTGGGTTTCGAGGCCGCTTCGCGCGGCGCCGCCGACGTGCTGCTGTGCGAGCAGGACCCGGGGCTGGTCGTGCAGCTCAAGGCGGTGCAGGCCAGGCTCAAGGCCAGCATGGTGCGGATTGAGCGCGGCGACGGGCTGAGCGCGCTCAAGCGGCTGGAAGCCGGCAGCATGCAGCTGGTGCTGATCGATCCGCCTTTTGACTCCGGCGTGTTCGAAGCGGCGCTCAAGGCCGCTGCCCAGGCGATCAGCCCGACCGGCCTGGTGTACCTGGAGGCGCCCAAAGCCTGGCAGGACGAGGAATTGCTGCCGCTGGGCCTGAGAATCCACCGCAGCGCCAAGGCAGGCGCGGTGCATTTTCACCTGCTGGTCAAGAGCGAGCTGTTGCCAGAGCCGCTGCCCGCCTGA
- the cyoE gene encoding heme o synthase produces MNPSPPSAAATPSSARAPSRFSQFYALTKPRVVQLIVFCALIGMVLAVPGVPTWLDVRLALIACAGIWLVAGAAAAFNCLVEQQIDAKMRRTAWRPTARGQLSNPLTLAFSAGLCALGSWVLYVWVNPLTMWLTFATFVGYAVVYTVILKPLTPQNIVIGGASGAMPPVLGWAAMTGSVGPEALILFLIIFLWTPPHFWALALYRVEDYRKAGLPMLPVTHGNEFTRLQVFLYTLVLFPACLMPFIFKMSGWLYLVAAVLLSIGFSGHAWCLWRNYSDALARKTFRFSLIHLSALFAALLLDHYLI; encoded by the coding sequence ATGAATCCCAGTCCTCCGTCTGCCGCTGCTACTCCATCCAGCGCCCGCGCTCCGTCACGCTTCAGCCAGTTTTACGCGCTGACCAAACCACGCGTCGTGCAGCTCATCGTGTTTTGCGCGCTGATCGGCATGGTGCTGGCCGTGCCGGGCGTGCCGACCTGGCTTGATGTCCGGCTCGCCCTGATCGCCTGTGCAGGCATCTGGCTGGTGGCCGGCGCGGCTGCGGCCTTCAACTGCCTGGTCGAGCAGCAAATTGACGCCAAGATGCGGCGCACCGCCTGGCGACCGACGGCCCGGGGGCAGCTCAGCAACCCCCTGACGCTGGCTTTTTCCGCCGGACTGTGCGCTCTGGGCTCATGGGTTTTGTATGTCTGGGTCAATCCACTGACCATGTGGCTGACCTTTGCCACCTTTGTCGGCTATGCGGTGGTGTACACCGTGATCCTCAAGCCGCTGACGCCGCAAAACATCGTCATCGGCGGCGCCTCGGGCGCGATGCCGCCAGTGCTGGGCTGGGCCGCCATGACCGGCTCGGTCGGGCCTGAAGCGCTGATTCTGTTCCTGATCATTTTCCTGTGGACGCCGCCGCACTTCTGGGCGCTGGCACTCTACCGCGTCGAGGACTACCGCAAGGCCGGCCTGCCGATGCTGCCCGTCACCCACGGCAACGAATTCACGCGGCTGCAGGTGTTTTTGTACACCTTGGTGCTGTTTCCCGCCTGCCTGATGCCCTTCATCTTCAAGATGAGCGGCTGGCTGTACCTGGTGGCGGCGGTGCTGCTCAGCATCGGCTTCAGCGGCCATGCCTGGTGCCTGTGGCGCAATTACTCCGATGCGCTGGCACGCAAGACCTTCCGCTTTTCGCTGATTCACCTGTCGGCCTTGTTTGCAGCGCTGCTGCTGGACCACTACCTGATATGA
- a CDS encoding YfhL family 4Fe-4S dicluster ferredoxin produces MALLITDDCINCDVCEPECPNEAIFLGAEIYEIDPNKCTECVGHFDEPQCVQVCPVACIPVDPRHRETQETLWQKYHRLQSVIPVIVAR; encoded by the coding sequence ATGGCTTTACTGATCACCGACGACTGCATCAACTGCGACGTGTGCGAGCCCGAATGCCCGAACGAGGCGATTTTCCTGGGCGCCGAAATCTACGAGATCGATCCCAACAAATGCACCGAATGCGTTGGCCATTTTGACGAGCCGCAGTGCGTGCAGGTCTGCCCGGTGGCCTGCATTCCGGTGGATCCACGGCACCGTGAAACCCAGGAAACGCTGTGGCAGAAATACCATCGGCTTCAGTCGGTCATTCCGGTTATCGTGGCCCGCTGA
- the coaD gene encoding pantetheine-phosphate adenylyltransferase, translated as MSTSRIAVYSGTFDPFTLGHDDVVRRAAGLFDQLVIAVAVAHHKKTLFSLDARVQHVRNATENIANVSVMAFDGLMMDFCAAQNACAVVRGIRNLTDFDYEAQMAAMNRKLRPQVETVFLLPDAPLACISSTLVREISKLGGQVGQMVSPQVAAALAHVHEKQGA; from the coding sequence ATGTCCACTTCCCGCATTGCTGTTTATTCCGGCACCTTTGATCCGTTCACGCTCGGCCACGACGACGTGGTCCGCCGCGCCGCCGGCCTGTTTGACCAGTTGGTCATCGCGGTGGCGGTCGCCCACCATAAAAAAACACTGTTTTCACTGGATGCGCGCGTTCAGCATGTGCGAAATGCTACTGAAAACATAGCAAACGTGAGTGTTATGGCGTTTGACGGGCTGATGATGGATTTCTGTGCCGCGCAAAACGCCTGCGCTGTGGTGCGCGGCATCCGCAACCTGACCGACTTTGACTACGAGGCCCAGATGGCCGCCATGAACCGCAAGCTGCGTCCGCAGGTGGAAACCGTGTTCTTGCTGCCCGACGCTCCGCTGGCATGCATCAGCAGCACGCTGGTGCGCGAAATCAGCAAGCTCGGCGGCCAGGTCGGCCAGATGGTGAGTCCGCAAGTTGCGGCTGCGCTGGCTCACGTTCACGAGAAACAAGGAGCTTGA
- the ftsY gene encoding signal recognition particle-docking protein FtsY encodes MFSFFKKKLRSVLSSTPADAPAQPQVPAIGDRSDSPAPPSPPSPSPAPLKPPAGNGGSMIGSALVTPIDIPAALALAVAPERQRWFGKLQEGLRKTGSSISTVFTGSQIDEQLYEDLETALLMADTGVSATEHLLADVRRRVKDGGMTHPVAVRNALIESITVLLKPLERPLVIGEFVPTVIMVTGVNGAGKTTSIGKLTRHLANEGASVLLAAADTFRAAAREQLSVWADRNTVEIVSQENGDPAAVSFDAVTAGKARGKDVVLVDTAGRLPTQLHLMEELRKIKRVVQKADATAPHEVLLVIDGNTGQNALAQVKAFDDTLQLTGLVVTKLDGTAKGGVLAAIALWARERAKASPGLRPVAVYFIGVGEKLEDLETFNAREFAQALLG; translated from the coding sequence ATGTTCAGTTTCTTCAAAAAAAAATTACGCTCCGTCCTGTCCTCCACGCCTGCTGATGCGCCAGCGCAGCCGCAAGTGCCTGCGATTGGCGACAGGTCCGATAGCCCAGCCCCGCCTTCACCGCCCTCGCCCTCGCCTGCGCCACTGAAGCCGCCTGCCGGCAACGGCGGCTCAATGATCGGCAGCGCACTGGTCACGCCCATCGACATTCCCGCAGCGCTGGCGCTGGCCGTCGCGCCCGAGCGACAGCGCTGGTTCGGCAAGCTGCAGGAAGGCCTGCGCAAGACCGGCTCCAGCATTTCAACCGTCTTCACCGGCAGCCAGATCGACGAGCAGCTCTACGAAGACCTGGAAACCGCCTTGCTGATGGCCGACACCGGCGTCAGCGCGACAGAGCACCTGCTGGCCGATGTCAGGCGCCGGGTCAAGGACGGCGGCATGACGCATCCGGTCGCCGTCAGGAATGCGCTGATCGAATCCATCACCGTGCTGCTCAAGCCGCTCGAAAGGCCGCTGGTGATCGGTGAATTCGTTCCCACCGTCATCATGGTCACCGGCGTCAACGGCGCGGGCAAAACCACCTCGATTGGCAAGCTCACGCGCCACCTGGCCAATGAAGGCGCTTCGGTGCTGCTGGCGGCGGCCGATACCTTCCGCGCCGCCGCGCGCGAGCAACTCAGCGTCTGGGCCGACCGCAACACGGTCGAGATTGTCAGCCAGGAAAACGGCGACCCGGCGGCCGTCAGCTTTGACGCGGTCACCGCCGGCAAGGCGCGCGGCAAGGACGTGGTGCTGGTCGATACCGCAGGCCGGCTGCCGACGCAGCTGCACCTGATGGAAGAGCTGCGCAAGATCAAGCGCGTGGTGCAGAAAGCCGACGCCACCGCGCCGCATGAGGTGCTGCTGGTGATCGACGGCAACACCGGCCAGAACGCGCTGGCACAGGTGAAAGCCTTCGACGACACGCTGCAATTGACCGGCCTGGTCGTCACCAAGCTCGACGGCACGGCCAAGGGCGGCGTGCTGGCGGCGATTGCGCTGTGGGCGCGCGAACGGGCCAAGGCATCGCCGGGTTTGCGGCCGGTGGCGGTGTACTTCATTGGCGTGGGCGAAAAGCTCGAAGACCTGGAAACCTTCAACGCCCGCGAATTTGCGCAGGCGCTGCTGGGGTAA
- a CDS encoding SURF1 family protein, producing MTSALNSRRFWLLTLAAMLVAGATFSLGQWQLRRAAQKEAVQAAIEAKNSLSALDGRALVATKNIANEIYRRAVLQGVWQAAHTVYLDNRPMGGRTGFWVFTPLVLQGSGQVILVQRGWIPRNFADRTQLPEVATPAGRVTVEGRIAPPPSKLYEFKGMDAGPIRQNLDLAAFRLETGLPLLEEVSLLQTGAPSEGLLREWAAPNLGVDKHHGYAFQWFGLCGLVVLLYVWFQVILPFRASLRAQRRD from the coding sequence ATGACTTCCGCCCTGAATTCACGCCGTTTCTGGCTGCTCACGCTGGCTGCCATGCTGGTGGCGGGAGCTACCTTTTCGCTGGGCCAGTGGCAACTTCGCCGTGCCGCCCAGAAAGAAGCAGTCCAGGCCGCGATTGAGGCAAAGAATAGCCTTTCTGCGCTTGATGGACGTGCATTGGTAGCTACTAAAAACATAGCAAATGAGATTTACAGGCGAGCCGTGCTTCAAGGCGTCTGGCAAGCAGCGCACACGGTGTACCTCGACAATCGCCCGATGGGCGGACGCACCGGATTCTGGGTATTCACGCCGCTGGTGCTGCAAGGCAGCGGCCAGGTGATTCTGGTGCAGCGTGGCTGGATTCCGCGCAATTTTGCCGACCGTACCCAATTGCCTGAAGTCGCCACACCGGCCGGACGGGTCACGGTCGAGGGCCGGATTGCCCCGCCGCCTTCCAAGCTTTACGAGTTCAAGGGCATGGATGCCGGGCCAATCCGGCAAAATCTCGATCTGGCCGCTTTTCGGCTGGAGACAGGTCTGCCGCTGCTGGAAGAAGTTTCGCTGCTGCAAACCGGCGCGCCCAGCGAAGGCTTGCTGCGCGAATGGGCTGCTCCCAATCTGGGGGTGGACAAACACCATGGTTACGCCTTTCAATGGTTTGGCTTGTGCGGTCTGGTCGTCCTGCTGTATGTCTGGTTTCAAGTGATTCTTCCTTTTCGTGCTTCCTTGCGTGCCCAGCGCCGCGACTAA
- a CDS encoding SCO family protein gives MKTHLLMQPGRRRAFNTLAALMALSMSAGVLTGCAPDKPQFKSIDLTGADYAQGFSLADHNGQLRTLKDFAGKVVVVFFGFTQCPDVCPTSMAELAEIKKQLGADGDKLQAIFITVDPERDTPEMLKAYMGNFDPTFVALRPTPEQLAQVARDFKIYYKKVDGKTQGSYTMDHSAGSYIFDPQGRVRLYSRYGSGAEALASDIRLLIKSS, from the coding sequence ATGAAAACCCACTTGCTGATGCAACCCGGCCGCCGGCGTGCCTTCAACACCCTGGCGGCCTTGATGGCGCTGTCGATGTCTGCCGGAGTCCTGACGGGCTGCGCGCCCGACAAGCCCCAGTTCAAGAGCATTGACCTGACCGGCGCCGACTATGCGCAGGGCTTTTCCCTGGCTGACCACAACGGGCAGTTGCGCACGCTCAAGGACTTTGCCGGCAAGGTCGTGGTCGTGTTTTTCGGCTTTACCCAGTGTCCCGATGTCTGCCCGACCTCCATGGCCGAACTGGCCGAAATCAAAAAGCAGCTTGGCGCCGATGGCGACAAGCTGCAGGCCATCTTCATCACCGTGGACCCCGAGCGCGACACGCCCGAGATGCTCAAGGCCTACATGGGCAACTTCGACCCGACCTTCGTGGCACTGCGGCCCACGCCGGAGCAACTTGCGCAAGTCGCCAGGGATTTCAAGATTTATTACAAAAAAGTCGATGGCAAGACCCAAGGCAGCTACACCATGGACCATTCGGCCGGCAGCTACATCTTTGACCCGCAAGGCCGTGTCCGGCTCTACAGCCGCTACGGTTCGGGTGCTGAAGCGCTGGCTTCCGACATTCGCCTGCTGATCAAGTCAAGCTGA
- a CDS encoding M16 family metallopeptidase yields the protein MKHPKPIFVKPRVFLSMRLAGRFAAVLPAALMACVSPVVFAQAPIPVEQFTLANGLTVIVKPDHRAPTVAHMLWVRVGSMDEVDGTSGVAHALEHMMFKGTPKVKAGEFSRRVAALGGQENAFTGRDNTGYYQQIPAGRLEDVMRLEADRFAHSQWPDDEFRREIEVVKEERRMRTEESPHAMLHEQASAVTFLASPYRRPIVGWMSDLDAMTPGDVRSFYQRWYVPANAALVVAGDVEVARVKKLAEKYYGPIAARPVPERKPRSEPEQAGMRRIDLKAPASQAYVSMAFKVPKIAAADLAPAPGAASPTLAASRDALALTVLSAVLDGYSGARLERALVQGQGQAGGRVADSADASSGLFGRGPQLFTLDGVPAAGKTTQQVADALRQQVALVAQGGVSEAELQRVKTQWVASETYKLDSVFSQARELGSNWVQGLPLDASARLIAQLRTVTAGEVQAVAAKYFGDDQMTLSTLLPQPMDPNRKPRQPSAPASGDLH from the coding sequence ATGAAACACCCCAAGCCAATTTTCGTCAAGCCCCGAGTATTCCTTTCGATGCGCCTGGCGGGCCGTTTTGCAGCCGTGCTGCCTGCTGCGCTGATGGCCTGCGTCAGCCCTGTGGTCTTCGCTCAGGCGCCGATACCGGTGGAGCAGTTCACGCTGGCCAACGGCCTGACCGTCATCGTCAAGCCCGACCACCGGGCGCCGACCGTGGCCCACATGCTGTGGGTGCGGGTCGGCTCGATGGACGAGGTCGATGGCACGTCGGGCGTGGCGCATGCGCTGGAGCACATGATGTTCAAGGGAACGCCGAAGGTCAAGGCCGGTGAATTCTCCAGGCGCGTGGCGGCGCTGGGCGGCCAGGAAAACGCCTTCACCGGCCGCGACAACACCGGCTACTACCAGCAGATTCCGGCCGGCAGGCTCGAAGACGTGATGCGGCTAGAGGCCGACCGCTTTGCCCACAGCCAGTGGCCTGACGACGAATTCAGGCGCGAGATCGAGGTCGTCAAGGAAGAGCGCCGGATGCGCACCGAGGAATCGCCCCACGCCATGCTGCATGAGCAGGCCAGCGCCGTCACCTTTCTGGCCTCGCCCTATCGCCGTCCCATCGTCGGCTGGATGAGCGACCTCGACGCGATGACGCCGGGCGACGTGCGCAGCTTCTACCAGCGCTGGTACGTGCCGGCCAACGCCGCGCTGGTGGTGGCCGGCGATGTCGAGGTGGCGCGGGTCAAGAAGCTGGCCGAGAAATACTACGGTCCCATTGCCGCGCGCCCGGTGCCCGAGCGCAAGCCGCGCAGCGAGCCCGAACAGGCCGGCATGCGCCGCATCGACCTCAAGGCGCCGGCCAGCCAGGCTTACGTCAGCATGGCCTTCAAGGTGCCCAAGATCGCGGCGGCGGATCTGGCACCAGCACCCGGCGCCGCGTCGCCGACGCTTGCCGCCAGCCGCGACGCCCTGGCGCTGACGGTGCTGTCGGCCGTACTCGACGGCTACAGCGGCGCCCGGCTGGAACGCGCGCTGGTGCAGGGCCAGGGCCAGGCGGGCGGGCGCGTGGCCGACAGCGCTGACGCTTCCAGCGGCCTGTTTGGCCGGGGGCCGCAGCTGTTCACGCTCGACGGCGTTCCTGCCGCCGGCAAGACCACGCAGCAGGTGGCCGATGCCCTGCGCCAGCAGGTCGCGCTGGTGGCGCAGGGCGGCGTGAGCGAGGCCGAACTCCAGCGCGTCAAGACCCAGTGGGTCGCCAGCGAAACCTACAAGCTCGACTCGGTGTTCAGCCAGGCGCGCGAACTCGGCTCCAACTGGGTCCAGGGCCTGCCGCTGGATGCCAGCGCGCGTCTGATTGCCCAGCTGCGCACGGTGACGGCCGGCGAAGTGCAGGCCGTGGCCGCCAAATATTTCGGCGATGACCAGATGACCCTTTCAACCCTGCTGCCCCAGCCCATGGACCCGAACCGCAAGCCGCGTCAGCCGAGCGCGCCGGCCAGCGGTGACCTGCATTGA
- the rpoH gene encoding RNA polymerase sigma factor RpoH, translated as MSVAVAPAASNTAVAAINPWAMVPPLGNLDAYISAVNRLPMLTLEQEQEFSKKLKENNDLDSAGKLVLSHLRLVVSISRKYLGYGLPHGDLIQEGNIGLMKAVKRFDPDQNVRLVSYAMHWIKAEIHEYILKNWRMVKVATTKAQRKLFFNLRSMKQGYKDDADVATHRDTLTESQIDSMARTLNVKREEVIEMEQRMSGGDVLLDPSPNDDGDDAFGPIAYLADAAQEPTALMESRERDDLMTDGLSTALQELDPRARRIVEERWLNVNDDGSGGMTLHDLAAEYKVSAERIRQIEVAAMKKMKKVLATYA; from the coding sequence ATGTCCGTCGCGGTTGCGCCTGCTGCGTCAAACACCGCCGTGGCCGCCATCAACCCTTGGGCTATGGTGCCTCCGCTGGGCAATCTGGACGCTTATATTTCGGCCGTCAACCGCCTGCCCATGCTCACCCTGGAGCAGGAGCAGGAGTTTTCCAAAAAGCTCAAAGAGAACAATGACCTGGACTCGGCCGGCAAGCTGGTGCTGTCTCACCTGCGGCTGGTGGTGTCGATTTCGCGCAAGTACCTGGGCTATGGCCTGCCCCACGGCGACCTGATCCAGGAAGGCAACATCGGCCTGATGAAGGCGGTCAAGCGCTTCGACCCTGACCAGAACGTGCGCCTGGTGAGCTACGCCATGCACTGGATCAAGGCCGAAATTCACGAATACATCCTGAAAAACTGGCGCATGGTCAAGGTCGCCACGACCAAGGCCCAGCGCAAGCTGTTTTTCAATCTGCGCTCGATGAAACAGGGTTACAAGGACGACGCCGACGTGGCGACGCACCGCGACACCCTGACCGAAAGCCAGATTGACTCGATGGCCAGGACGCTGAACGTCAAGCGCGAGGAAGTCATCGAGATGGAGCAGCGCATGTCCGGCGGCGACGTGCTGCTGGACCCGAGCCCGAACGACGATGGCGATGATGCCTTTGGTCCGATTGCCTACCTGGCCGATGCCGCGCAGGAGCCGACGGCCCTGATGGAATCGCGCGAGCGTGATGACCTCATGACCGATGGCCTGAGCACCGCCCTGCAGGAACTCGACCCGCGCGCACGCCGCATTGTGGAAGAGCGCTGGCTCAATGTGAACGATGACGGTTCGGGCGGCATGACGCTGCACGACCTGGCGGCCGAATACAAGGTCAGCGCCGAGCGCATTCGCCAGATTGAGGTGGCGGCTATGAAGAAAATGAAAAAGGTGCTGGCGACCTACGCCTGA